A part of Agrobacterium vitis genomic DNA contains:
- a CDS encoding DUF932 domain-containing protein — MNMQVLDGRRDATGGYKVDVSRGERIGRVSSEWFSRPADERYLSLNELMDSVRNRAERSRTRVVESALIHVEASRTDAERLSLILPGSDMPVAPTHWSFGQLAAQVGAPAAYLRQLPAALAGINLQYGLTSNRAEQIKTLETDDGRVELRAVTGPDYGRIYDYELVEAVQRIAGNGTGDTRWKTPGVLDWSTGIYNPRVDITKDTTTLYASDRDVFLFLVDDLNPIEAGRLSDGSPDLYFRGFYCWNSEVGAKTLGMASFYLRAVCQNRNLWGVEDFEEITIRYSKYAAFRFAHEAAPALQNFANSSPMPFINGIKAARERIVAKSDEDRTDFLRRRGFSKAETGKIIDTVLAEEGRPPESIFDFVQGITAVARDKPHQDARLDLEAKAKKLLDRTA; from the coding sequence ATGAATATGCAGGTTCTGGATGGCCGCCGTGACGCGACCGGCGGCTACAAGGTGGATGTCAGCCGCGGCGAACGGATCGGCCGCGTGTCGTCCGAATGGTTCTCGCGCCCAGCGGACGAACGCTATCTGTCACTCAACGAGCTGATGGATTCCGTGCGTAACCGGGCCGAGCGTAGCCGGACGCGCGTGGTGGAAAGCGCGCTCATCCATGTGGAGGCAAGCCGCACAGATGCCGAGCGGCTGTCCCTGATCTTGCCCGGTTCGGACATGCCGGTCGCGCCGACGCATTGGAGCTTCGGCCAGCTCGCAGCCCAAGTCGGTGCTCCGGCCGCCTATCTACGCCAGCTCCCGGCGGCGCTTGCCGGTATAAATCTGCAATATGGCCTGACCTCCAATCGGGCTGAGCAGATCAAGACGCTGGAAACCGATGATGGCCGCGTTGAATTGCGTGCCGTGACCGGCCCGGACTATGGGCGCATCTACGATTATGAGCTGGTCGAGGCCGTGCAGCGCATCGCCGGCAATGGCACCGGGGATACCCGGTGGAAGACGCCAGGGGTGCTCGACTGGTCTACCGGGATCTATAATCCGCGCGTCGACATCACCAAGGACACGACGACGCTCTATGCGAGCGACCGCGACGTATTCCTCTTTCTCGTCGATGATCTGAACCCCATCGAGGCCGGCCGGCTGTCGGATGGCTCGCCCGATCTCTACTTCCGCGGCTTCTATTGCTGGAACTCGGAAGTCGGGGCGAAGACGCTCGGCATGGCCAGCTTCTACCTCCGTGCGGTCTGCCAGAATCGCAATTTGTGGGGCGTCGAGGATTTCGAGGAAATCACCATTCGCTACAGCAAATATGCGGCCTTCCGCTTCGCCCACGAGGCGGCTCCGGCGCTGCAGAACTTCGCCAACTCCTCGCCAATGCCCTTCATCAACGGCATCAAGGCTGCCCGCGAACGGATCGTCGCGAAGAGCGACGAGGACCGCACCGACTTCCTGCGCCGACGTGGCTTCTCCAAGGCGGAAACCGGCAAGATCATCGACACGGTGCTGGCGGAAGAAGGCCGCCCGCCCGAGTCAATTTTCGATTTTGTGCAGGGGATCACCGCAGTCGCACGTGACAAGCCCCATCAGGATGCCCGCCTCGACCTGGAGGCCAAGGCCAAGAAGCTGCTCGATCGCACAGCCTGA